The sequence AAGCTCTGGACGGCCCTGACCGGCGGTGAGTCGTTGGTGATCGCGGCTTGGCCTTCGGCCCCGGCCGGATACGCCGACGCGGTCGCCGACGCCCGGATCGCGGACGTCCAGAAGCTGGTGACGGAGATCCGCCGCTTCCGCGCCGACCAGGGCCTGAAGCCGGGCCAGAAGGTGGCGTCGCGCCTGGCGGGCTACACCGGCGGCCACGAAGAGGCGATCCGTTCGCTGGTCCGGCTGACGGCGCCATCGGACGAGTTCGCGGCGAGCGCGTCCCTGGAGGTCGCACTGGCCGACGGCGTGGTGACGGTGGAACTGGACCTCTCGGGCACGGTCGACGTCGCGGCCGAGCGCAAGCGGCTGGAGAAGGACCTCGCGGCGGCCCAGAAGGAGCTGACGCAGACGGAAGCGAAGCTGGGCAACGAGGCTTTCATCGCGAAGGCCCCGGCCCCGGTGATCGACAAGATCAAGGTCCGCAAGGAGACGGCGGTGGCGGACATCGACCGCATCACCGCCCGGCTGGCGGCACTGCCGGCTTCCTGAGTTCGTCGACGAAGCCCGGTGCTCCTTCGGGAGTGCCGGGCTTCGTCATGTGCTCAGGTGGAGCGAGCGGCGGCGTAGCACCGCTGCCGTTCCCGCTCCCAGACGTCCTGGTCGGCGAGGTTCGCGTACTCGTCGCGCACCCGGCGCGCGAGAACGTAGAACCCGCTGCTCGGCAGCCGGCTTTCTTTCGACACGACCAGCGCGCTCCACAGCGGCTCGTCACGGCCCGCCGCGCGTGCGGACACTTGCTCGAGGAAGTGCCCGAGGTGGTTCGGCTGCACGCCGACGCGCCTGCCGAGCGGGACGTATTCGATCACACCTCCGCCGGACGCTACGCCGTACAGGATGTCGGCGATGCGGTCCACGCGGTCCATCTCGAAGGTTTCCGGCACGCGGAAGGGGTCGTTCGCGACGGGCGGAGCGTTACTCAGCCGTCCTCGGTGGCCCGCGCCGCCTCGATCAGCGCCACCACCTCCGCCGGCACCCGGCGGTCCGACGGGGTCGCCAAGTACGTCGGCATCCGCGGCGACGGATCGCGTAACGGCCGGAACGCCACGCCCGGCACCGGCAGCAGGTTCGCGTGCGCCCGGTAGAACACCGTCCAGTGTGGACGCCCGAAGCCCAGCGTCCCCAACGTGTCCTGTGCCGTCGTGAACTCCTTGCCCAGCACCGGCTCGAACCCGGCTTCACGGCAACACGCTACGACCAGATCGTGCAACGGCGGGTTCCGCGACCGGGAGCTGAGCCGCACGGGCAACGAAGCCAGTGAAGCGAACGCGACCTCGTCCGAGGAAGCCAGCGGGTGCGAAGCGGGCAGCGCCACCCAGACCTCGTCCGTCCACAAGGGAGTGAAGTCGAGCCCGGACGAAGGCCACGAGCCCCGCACGATGGTCGCGGACAGCGAACCGTCCCGGACGCGCTGGAGACGTTGCGAAGTCGGTGCGTGGACCAGCTCCAACGAAGCCGAAGGCGCCAGCCTCGCGAAAGCGGTCAGCAACGCGTCCAGCCGGTCGCCCAGGCCTTCGCTCGTTCCCAGCCGGACCAGCGGCCCGGCCGCGCGGAACTCCGCCACCGAATCCGCCGCCCGGTCGGCCGCCGCCAGTACCGCGCGTGCGTGCGGCAAGAACCGTTGCCC is a genomic window of Amycolatopsis lexingtonensis containing:
- a CDS encoding LysR family transcriptional regulator yields the protein MELRQLRYFVTVAEELHFGRAAERLHIVQPAVSQQVRRLERELGVPLFGRTTRSVALTEAGQRFLPHARAVLAAADRAADSVAEFRAAGPLVRLGTSEGLGDRLDALLTAFARLAPSASLELVHAPTSQRLQRVRDGSLSATIVRGSWPSSGLDFTPLWTDEVWVALPASHPLASSDEVAFASLASLPVRLSSRSRNPPLHDLVVACCREAGFEPVLGKEFTTAQDTLGTLGFGRPHWTVFYRAHANLLPVPGVAFRPLRDPSPRMPTYLATPSDRRVPAEVVALIEAARATEDG